TCCCTCATTAGCTGCACtaataaggcctttctccagtgggATTTGTCCAATGTCTAATGAGTGTGGAGCTGCAACAAAAGGATTTCCTACATCGatgcactcataaggcctttctccagtatgATTTCTCTGATGTCTAATAAGGGTGAAGTGGTACCTAAAGAATTTTCcacatttggggcttccctcgtggcacagtggttaaaaatccacctgccaatgcaggggacacgggttcgagccctgttccaggaacatgccacatgctgtggagcaactaagcctgtgtgccacaactactgagcttgagctctagagcccacgagccacaactactgagcccgtgcgccgcaactattgaagcctgcgcgccctagagcccgtgcttggcaacaaaagaagacaccacaatgagaagcccgtgcaccacaacgaagagtagcccccgctccccgcaactagagaaagcccgcgtgcagcaacgaagacccaacacagccaaaaataaataaataaatttaaaaaatttttttcccacatttGCCGTATTCATAAGGTCTTTGTCCAGTGTGAATTCTCTAATGAATAATGAGTGAGGAGCTGTCCATAAAGAATTTCCCACATTCGCTGCACTcgtaaggcctttctccagtgtggatTTTCTGGTGCTCAACAACTTTGTCTTTGTGgctgaaagctttcccacatGCTCTACACTCAAGTCTTTTCACCACTGTGGATTTTCTGGTACTCAACAAGCCTATGTTTGCAGGTGAAGGCTCTCCGCATTCAGTGCACTCaaaaggcctttctccagtgtgaactctctGGTGTCTAATGAGTGTGGAACAGTTCCTAAAGAATTTTCCACACTCACTACAACCATAAGGTCTTTCTTCAGTGTGGATTTTCTGGTGACCAACGAGTTGGGCAGTCTAAGGAAGGCTGCACTCAAAAGGCCTTGGCCTTGtgtgaattctctggtggtcaCTGAGGCCAGATATTTCTGTAAAGAATACTCCACATTCTGAGTGCTCATAAAGCCCAGGCTCAGTGCTGACTTTCTGATGCTGCTCGTGGTGGGACTTTCTAagaaaggccttcccacattcccTATTCTCATAAAGCTTTTCTCCAGTGTAGATCTTCTCATGGTCAACAAGTGTATGTTTAtggctgaaggctttcccacactgaGTGCACTTGTAATCACTTTGCCCATTCTGAAAGGCCTCTCCATCTGCAATGTCCCCATGTGGCTTTCCCACACCATGAGGAGGCTGGTGCTGGAGAGGGCCTGTGCTGGCTGGGAagtccttcccaccttccctgcATGTGAAGGTCCTCTGTGTCATGTGGACAGTGCAGTTTTTCACAAATGAAGGCCTCCCCTTGTCCTTTCTGCAAAGTTTCTCTCTAATGTGACGTTTTTGGTGCTGGCAAAGCTTTGCCTCACAAGTGTATAGTCCTTGCCCAGGGTGCATTCCATCCTGCTCAGCCAGGGACAAAATGTCTTTCAAGAGTGAGCTGCACGTCTCACAGAGCTGGGCGTTCCAGATGGAGGGACCTGGCTTTGGCGTCCTGGCCAGTGACACTTCTATAGAAACACCTCGCTCTGAAGATGGCTCCTCATCCTGGGCTCCATGCCAACAACCTGAAACCAGAGAAATGCTGGTGAAGCACGTTGACACTGGTGGGAGGAGCAGCCCCACCACAAATGTGTGTCACCCACACCCACGAATAAATCCATAGGACTGCTGATAAGCAACAGGGGCCAGAGCCAGTGAGAAGGCCTGCTGTGCAGAGCTGCGCCTGGGAAGCTCAGATGATGGGAGAGCCCTGACAGTAGGTAAGGACACAAGGAAGGGGTACAGTGCAGGGAGGAGAGGGGTCCCCAGCTCACTCCTCTGAAAATGGCTTTCCACAAGGCCATGGCTGCTGGTGAGAAGTGAGTACTGGGTAGAAGGTTGTGTCCAGAGCCAGAGATGTCTGATTGTGACACAGTAGTTGGTATCCAAGGACTGTTTAAAGATATGTGCAAATAGAATGGCCAttcattaaaaattctacaaataacaaatgctggagagggtgtggagaaaagggaaccctcctacactgttggtgggaatgttagtTGGTGCTGCCACTGGAAAATACTATGGagcttcctcagaaaactaaaaacagaagtaccatatgatcctgcaatcccactcctgggcatatatccagataaaactctaattcaaaaagatacatgcacctgtatgttcacagcagcactattcacaatagccaggacatagaagcaacctaaatgtccatcgccagatgaatgtataaagaagatgtgctacatatatacaatagaatactgctCAACtgtaaaaaagaacgaaataataccatttgcagcaacacgcaTGCAActatagattatcatactaagtgaagtaagtcggaaagagaaagacaaataccatatgatttcacttatgtgtggaatctaaaatatgacacaaatgaacatatctatgaaacagactcatggacatagaaaacagactgttggttgccaaggggagggcgttggaggagggatggagtgggaggttggcgttagcagatgtaagctactatacataggatggataaacaacaaggtcctactgtatagtacaggggactatattcaatatcctgtgataaaccataatggaaaagaatattaaaaaataaaagaatgtatatctatgtataactgaatcactttgctgtacagtagaaatgaacacaacattgtaaatcaattatacttcaataaaaaaaatacaggaactTGTAACTTAGATAAAAAAGATATGTGCAAATGTCAAAATAGCTTAAGTGTGGGTCAAATGTTGACAGCATGGCAAAGGAACAAATAGGAGGTGGAGACTACAAAAGTCAGGGGAGCCGAGGACTGGAAGATTAGAAATGACAATgggaaagaaaatgtagaaatgaAGTGTGACCACTGTCCCTGGCATCACCCAGTGGTGGACAAAGGCCTGGCTTCCAGTGTGATTTGAAGCCAGCTTTGACAACACACCCTCTCCCAGCTCCTAAGCTCCAGAGCCACCTCTTGTTGGCACTGATGGAGTAATGTCCATCCTGTCAAGACACCcaggcccctccctctgcctcatgGTGAGCACTTCTATGGGACCTGGCACAGACCAACCCAGGTGAAACACAGGGAAAGGGAGTGGACAGCATGCCCCCAGAGCGAGCCGACACACGACGGCCCCCATTCAAAAATCGCAAGAACTACAGAGGAGGGTCTCGCAGAGTCAGTGGTCTCTACAAGTAGTAAGCATGTATTTCTGCCACAGGCAGGCCCCCCAAAACGTCAGCAAGAAGGGGGAAGGCCTCCATGCATCTGAACAGAGTAACTTGACCAGGGACAGGCAAGGTTTCAGAGCAACACGGGATGGGGCTGCTTGGGGAGAGGCAGTACGGTGCACACAGCCTGGGAATGGCTCCCACACACATGCTAGGAAACCAAGGAAGAAAGGACTACCCATGGTTTGGTTGGAAAAAACAGCCCAGCCCAGGACACTGGTGTGGGGGGAGGGTTATGAGGGCCTTACCTAGTCATGAGAGAAGCGCAaagttctccagcatcacatGGTGGTACAGGCGTCTCTGAGCCTCATCAAGGAGCCCCCACTCCTCCTGAGAGAAATGTATGGCCACGTCTGTAAAAACCACAAGTCCCCACCAAAATGGGGATGGTTCAATCAATGCACAGCTCATTTCTCCAGGATCTTTACTCTTTCCCCCCACACGTCCATTCCCTCCTCAACCTCCACCCCCACTTCCCAAGTGTGGAAGAGATACAAGGTCCAGTGGCACCAGTGACTCTCTCTCCTTATTTCCACTGATCACTGTGTCCAGAACACATCTTTCCAGAGAAAGCCAGAAACTTGGGGTCACCTCTGACTCCCCCTTCCATCTCATCTCCCAGTCCTACGCTCTCCACATCACTCAATGTGGGCAGGTCTGTTCAGAACACAAACAGAAGGCAACCGCTCTGCTACCTCCACGGCAGTGACTCTTGTCCAGCGACCACCAACGTCCACCACAGTCACTTCCCCCAGGTCACTCTACCTCTACCTTCCCTCCCACACAGTATCTCCTGTGGCTAGACACAGCCGGTTACAATCTGGGTCAAATACCTGGCTCCTCTGCTTCAAACCTTCCCTAGCTCCTACTTCCCTCGGATTAGAGGCCCAAAACCTCAGGTTGTAATTGAGACCTGATAACTGTGTGCCCCTACCCTCCACTCACTCCCCTCACCCATAATCCTATCACATGTAACAGACTTGCAGTTCCCTGAATATTCCAGCTCAGTCTCACCTCCAGTCGTCTGGACATTCTGGATCCTGTGCCCACGACATCCTTCCACATCTTACTCCATCAGTTGTTGGAAATGGGAACAGCTCCATATAATCTGGGACTGAGTTCAAGACCCTAGGCCTTGGTGAAACCACAGGGACTTCAGACCCAAGGAAGGGAGAAGGATGGGTGAACAATCTCAGGCCACCAGCATTCTTCATATGGGAGTGGCAGAACCATCAGGGTGATAACTGGGGTGGTTGAAGGTCTGGCACATCCTCCATTCACCTGTACAGGTCCATAAGCATTTCTGCAAATGCCATGGGAACCTGTGGGAAGAGGGAGGTCCTGAGAAATGGGCAACCACGTTAGGAGTCTACAGACTGGGCTAGACTATCACCTCTGGCCTGCCCTGGCGCAAAATGGTCTCAGCCTGATGGTCTATGCTGTTTCTCTGACCTCAGTGTCACtattatcagctgtgtgactctgcTTAAAGACtgaacctccctgagcctcaattccttcactgtaaaacagggataacaaTGGTTTCTTCCTCATAAGGATGATAGTGGTATTAAACATAAGAGGACACACTACCTGTCAGCTGTAACTATACATAAGATCCacaatttttcatgttttcagtGCAAATGAAGGGACTGGGTTTTTCAAAATGTGGGTTTgcattgtttctgcttttttttttttaattagtttttattggagtatagttgctttacagtgttgtgttagtttctgctgtacagcaaagtgaatcagttatacatatacatatatcccatctttagatttccttcccgtttaggtcaccacagagcactgaatagagttccctgtgctatacagtaggttctcattagttatctattttatacatagtatcagtagtgtgtatatgtcaatcacaatctcccaactcatcccacccctcctgtTTCTTTTTAAGGTTTTCAGAAAATGGAATATATAACATTCCACTAAATTTGCTAACACCTAAAGTATTACCAATACTACAGGTAAATTAAATTTCAAGCAATTTTTTATAAAGTGTTCCTATGTTTAATTTATTGAATGTCTTCATTTCTAACTGCCCCTCTACGTGTACATATTTAGAAGGATACTGGTTAACAGATGTTTTGATCAGTAAGTATGTTTCATACATTTTGAATTTAATGAGTTGTAGGGAGAGTCTGAACAGGCAGGTCAGGTACTTTTCCTTTTTGCAAACAAGCCTGTTTCCTGTTTGCAAAGGATCCCCTCAAGTGCACTGCAGGAGTCCCTTGACTATAGTGCTCATTCCTTTTGCCCTGAGGGGTAGAAGAGGTGGGTCAGCAGTGTGCTTGTCTGGAACCAATCTGCTCCACAAACCTGGCTATTTCTTTGTCCCACAGGGATTCTCCTCTAGGAGCAGAGCTGACCTGCAGGGCTCAGTCTACACGACCTTACACCTTCATCTCCATCCAGGCCGGCAATTCATCACATCCAGGTATCCTTTTCTACAGACACAGGCCAGAGTAGCTCCTATGCCAGATATGCTCCTTTATTGAGAGAACATCAGGGATGATGAAACCCCTAATGCCCCAAACTCAAAGTCTCAGCCCTCCTGACACTCACTACAGGGCCCATCAGAAATAACAACCTTAAAAATCTCCCTCCTCAATCTGATCCCCAGGCCATGCCCCGGTTCAGTCCACACCCTCCACTCTTTTGACGGCTTCAGTCCAGCCCCCTTCCCCCGCAACCAGACCTTCATGTCCACATACCTACGTGCCGTCTCCACCTTGAGGTATCTTAGGGTCACACATCCAAAATTTAACTCATTATCTTCTGAAACCTGCTCCTTGTGGTTGCTTCCCCCCAAAAccgcaaaaacaaaacaaaaacaaacaaaaccttgagATGGTCCTTCACTCCCTACTTCTGCTCACAGCTATACATGGCACATCAGAAAGTCCTGTAGGCTCTATCAATGAATCTACACAGAATCTCATCCCATCTCCCACGTCGCGCTACCTTCCTGGCCCAGCCCCTACCATAATTCTCCTGGGGTCTATCGCGGTGGTCTCCTCAGCAGTCTCCCTGCCTCCATTCGCATCCCGTTCTCCCAATTTTTAACTTCTAACTCTGGACACGGTTCTCCCATCCCCAATCCCTTCACAACCTTCCATGGATTCCACCTGCTCAGGTTGCCGTTTCAGGTGAGACACTTCGTCCCCCTCTGTCCACGACAAAAGCGACCCCAGGTTTCCCCAATGCTGCCGACTCCGTAGCACCTGCAAGCCGTGCACCGTCGGCCCCCGAGGGaactctctccctcaccccagtCCACGGGCTGAAAGGGGACCCCCCTCCCAAGGCCGCCCTCTGTTCTGGACTCTGGGGCTGACCGGCAGGGAACCGAGCGGGCGCCCCTCCGTCCGTATTTAGGACTCGGAGGCGGGAGTCGGGCCGGGTTGGGGCCCGGGAGACGCAGCACCCACCTAAGCCGGCCTCATCGGCGCAGCTTCGGTCACCGGGGTCACCGGCCGGTGGAAAGAACGGAGCCGGAAGAGCTGGCGGGCGGGGCGGAAACGAGGGCACCGCCGTCAACTACGGGCTCAGGGGGCCTCACAGCCGCCTCTGGGCACCGGGGCCAACGCCTCTCCTCGCCTGTTCCATTCTCTTCGGTCCCGACTCAGGACTCAATGCCctgaaaaaggtgaaaaaacaCGAAAACCGGCCACCACATAAAGCCTATGGAAGTCCCGCCCCTGAATGCGTGCAGACGAAAACGTTCGCCTGCTGAGCCTTCATTAGCTCGGTgaccggcggcggcggcggcagtaACTGGGCCAATGAAAGCTTAGAGGAGGGACGGATGGTTGCGTGCGCATCATCTGGGGCGGGACTTCCGGAGTTCCTTCCTGTCGTTTGGGGGCTCTCTGGACGTTTAGGAGTTCCGGGCTTAAACGTCGCTTGGCGGGCATGGAGGTGATCGAGCGAAAAAGCAGGCGGAGAGGCTCAGGGATGAGCCCGGCTCAGGTGGGTGATGCGTCTCCCAGGGCCCCACCCGGTGGTGCGCCCGTTCAATTCCCTGCTGGTCAGCCCCAGAGTCCAGAACAGACGGCGGCCTTGGGAGGGGTCCCCTTTAAGCCCGTAGactggggtgagggagagagttCCCTCGGGGGGCCCCCGGTGCACGGCTTGCAGGTGCTACGGAGTCGGCAGCATTGGGGAAGCCTGGAGTCACTTGTGTCGTGCACAGAGGGGGAGTTGTTGTCTCACCTGAAACGGCAACCTGAGCAGGTGGAATCCATGGAAGGTTGTGAAGGGATTGGGGATGGGAGAACCGTGTCCAGAGTTAGAAGTTAAAAATTGGGAGAACGGGATGCGAATGGAGGCAGGGAGACTGCTGAGGAGACCACCGCGATAGACCCCAGGAGAATTATAGCAGGGGCTGGGCCAGGAATGTAGCGCGACATGGGAGATGGGATGAGATTCTGGAGAAATCTCAAACTTGGAGTAAACGGGATTTCCTGCTGCACAAAATACGGTTGTAAGCAAAAGTAGGGAATGAAGCACTATCCAAGTTTTTTTGCCTGAACATCTGAAAGTGGGGAGATGAGGAAGTCAGCGCGAGGAGCAGGTTCCAGGGGGAAGACCATGAGTTGTATTTGGACATGTTGATCCTGACATGTATGAAGATGGAGATGTCACCAAATGGAGGTACCATATGTGGAGGTGAACATAAAGGCTGGAAGCAGAGGAAGGGGGCAGGGTTGGAAATATCAAAGGCATGGAGGGTGTGGATTGGACCAGGGCATGGCCTGGGGATCAGATTGAGGAGGGAGTCTTAAGATTGTTACTTGAGATGGGCCCtgtggtgagggaggggagggctgagAGTTGGAAGGCAGGGCATGAGGGCTGGTGCTGGCATCCCTGATGCTCCCTCCAGAAAAGAGCAGACCTGACATAGGAGGGAATCTGGGCTATGTCTGTAGAAAGGGGGGCCTGGATGGAGTAAGGAGCTTTCCTTCTGTAGAGCCTGCAGTGTGTGCTGGTGTGGATTCTCCACTTGCAGGCTCTGCCAACCCTCAGGGCCACTCAGCCAGGCTGGTGCAGCCAGTGGGTCCTAGACAAGGACACTGCCAACTCACCTCCACCTCTCAGGGCAAGAGGGATGATCCACTGCTTCAGTCAAGGGTTCCCAACAAGCTCCCTTTTGAGGATTATTTAGTGATAGGCCTGGTGCTGAATGGACTAATAGCCGACCTGCCTGCTCAGCCCCTCCCCATGACTCATTAACTTAAGAATGTATGAAAACTAATTTAAACACTAATTAATCAATATTCctctaaatacatacacacaggcaATTAGAAATGAGCCTGTTCACTTAGTTAAATTTATGCAAACACTTTGTAAATGGCTTGGCATTGATTTACCTCTCGGTATTTGCTTACAATGCAAAGTTCTATATATGACATCCTCTGAAATCttaaaaagcagtaaaaatgaaGACCCTAAGTTTCAAAACTCTGCCACTTCACTTGCACTGAAAATATGTACAAAACTATTGATCCTATGTACAATCATAGCTGATACATGGTATGTTCTCCTTACATTAGATCCCTATGAGGTTGGGAGCATTCTTATCTTTATAagcattttcttttccctgaggctcagggaggcttAGTCCTTCTCCGGTGTCACTCAGCTAGTAAGAGGCAGTACTGTTTTCTGAAGAACTGAACTTAGACTGTCAGGCTGAGATTCCGTTATACCAGGGCAGGGCAAGGCTGGGGTGGTGGTCCAGCTCAGCTGTAGGATTCTACAATGCTACCCATTTCTCATGGCTTCCTTCTTTCCCAGGATCCCATGGCAGTGGCAGAAATGGTTATGGACCCTGTACAGGTGAGTGGAGGGGTCCTACCTTTCACCCATCCCAATTATCACCCTGAAGACAGGAATATTGGGGGGGGGGATTTCCTGCAGCAATCCAGGTGAGTGTTGATGGTGTTACACAAGAATGCTAGTTGTTGAGATGGAGGATCGGTTGGtttctggatgtattttgaacTAGAGCTCCCCATGTTTTATGTAATGGAGAGCGAGGGACTCAAGGAAGTGGGCTGATAGGAAGAATTGGGGATGACTTCAGGTTTCTGGGCTTGTTAGGAAGGATGGATGCCTCATCAACTAAAACGGGCAGAGTCAACTTTAGGAGGAATGTTCAGGTGGAATAAGAAGAGTCCGTTTTTGTCCATGCCACAAATGTTCCAGAGACTCCCAAGGGGAGGTGTTGAGTGGGCACCTTTACACAGAGGGCTGGAGTTCAGAGGACGGATTCAGGATGGAGACGACCACAACATAGTGGCCGGTGTGTGGACTAGGATGAAGCTGAAGGTAAGTTTTAGGCGGCATCATTTCTAGTTTATGGTGGCGATGCCATTAGAGGACAAGGAGTGAGAATGAAGGGCCTCAGGACTAAGTCTGTGGGTTGGGTACCTGGCTGGTGGTGATGCGCATCACGAAGACAGATGAGGGAGCAGAGTTTCCTTGTCTGTGCGTGACAGTGGGATGTAGGCTTGAGAAAGTCTTCTGAGGCCAGAGCAGACATGAGATGGATGTCGAGGGAGGAAATGGGGTCAGCTAGGAGAGTTGCTAGACTTAGGGCGCAGTGACAGTGTGGGTGGGGAGGTCGGTGTACCTGGGCTTCACATGAGGAGAGAAGGTGCTGACTGCTTATGGGACAGTTCGTGCAACACGGAAGGGGGAGAGGGCTAAGGGGTCATGAGGTCTCACATAGGAAGGGtggctggggaggaaggaaaaaacaggGCCAGGTGGTGAGACCGTCTAAGCAGGGCTTGGGGCAGGCCCTGGCCCCAGGGGACTTTGGTGTTCAGGGACAGGACTGGGCTGAGTTGAATGCTGGATGCATTTCCATTCACTGCCTGGATTCCGTGTGCAGAGTGCCCTGTAAGGAGGTGAAGGAAGTGCCTATGGTGTGGGCTGGGGCTGTCTGTGGAACTGTCACTGTGGAAGGGTTAGAGTCATGAGGAAGGTGCAGTCCAACGAGTGAGATGCAGGTAAGGAGGAGTGTGAATGGTTGGCCCTGGGCCCTGGCACTGGGCACTTGAGGACAGGGACAAGTCTGAGTTTGTCTGAGGGTCAACATCTGGGGGACCCCAGGGAAACTGTGGCAGGAGAGGGGTAGGGCCGTGCATGCAGGTCCACACCCTCGATGGTGGTTTTCTGCTCCCTCCCCCATGTGTTTTATGCTGTGTGCTGGACACAGTGATCAATGGTAATGAGGAGAGAGCAGGCACTGGTGCCACTGGGACCTGGTATATCTTTCATGGTGGGACGTCCAGGAGGAGGTTGAGCAGGGACGGATGTGTAGGGGGAGGGCTGAAAAGGGAAGTGCATCAGTGATTGCACCCACAGGATTTTAACTTGTGGAGGCGAGTGAGTCGTGATACAGAGAGGCCAACGACATTGAAAGACAGTTTTATTACTTATATTTCCCGAGAGGAGGAGGTACACTATGTAACAGGGCCACCTGGAGAAGCACCAGATTCGGTCAGGAGGCGTGAGCACAAGCTAAGGGACACCAAAGGTCAGAGCCTTTATTAGACTTCTGAGGGAAATGCAGGGAGGATTGGATGAAAAGTTTATGGGTGACTAGTTTGTATAATTCTGTGTACCTGGGCTATGGGAACTGTCCCTAGCTGTCTGTTACCTGGCCCTGGGCTGCTTTAGGGCAGGGGAAATACTGACCTGGTGCGTGAGAGTTAGGTAAGGAGTTGGTTGAGAGTATGGGCTCTGGATTGCAAGGGAGATGTAAACAAATTTGGCCATTAGTTTAGCCCTGTAATTAATGGATGGCAAATAGATAAATACAGCATCCACAAAAATATAGTTAAAACAAGAAGCTGTTCATGAACCAAACTCTTCCAGTTTTGGCAGGACCGTGTGGTCTTTGAGGACGTGGCTGTGTATTTCTCCCAGGAGGAGTGGGGCCTCCTTGATGAAGCTCAGAGACACCTGTACCATGCTGTGATGACGGAGAACTTTGCACTTGTGACCTCCCTAGGTAAGGTCCACACGCTCACCCAGTGCCCTGGGCTGTGCtctgttctttcccttttcccaGGGGGAAGCTTTGTACTCCCCACACTGAGACCATGGGTACTGCTTCCTTTCCTGGTTTCCTGGCATATGTGTTGTTGGTGCCGGGGCTGGACTGTGTGTACAGTGTCATTTTTCTCCCCAGGGAGCCCCATCCCTTCTACTCCGAGTCCTTCCAAGATAGGGCTCAGGAGTCAGAAATGTAGATTTTGTCTGAGACCCCTTCAGACCTGGCCTGTTCTTGGTTGGGTCCTCTGTCTAGATGCTTGGACCCTTGTTGCGCCAGGCCTTACCCCTTCCTCTTGCTGACATTTCTTAGGGCCTCCTGTGCCAGGAATTTTAGCACCAACCTAGTTACTAATTTGGGGAACCACTGCTTGTTACCACAGTACCCCCTGTGAAGTTCTTATAATTTTAGAATGCCGGAAGCCCTGTGTTGGATCTCTGTCTACGTGTGCTGGCcccttctttttttgtctttcacgTAAGACTAACCTCTTTCAGGTGCCACATCAATGCTCACCTGCAGCAATGGGGAGGACTCTGGGTACCTTCTAGTGTGGCCATTACTACATCAATGGCAGGAGACACTCAGAAGTACCCGGGCTTGGTGTGAGGTCCTGGGAAAGGGTGTGATGTCAGAGCTGGGAACCTGTCCTGTGTTCACTATTGATTGATACTCAGACCAGTGCCACACCTCATTTCTTCCCCATTCTTATTTCTTCTGTCACACTCCAACCACACTTTTGTGACTCTCACATGTGACTTGTCACATGTTCTGTTTCATTGCTCCCTTTGCAGTGTTCAACATTTGACCTATATGTAAGATGTCGTGACGTCTGCATGTATCCTTAAATAGTCCTTgaactttagcatttcttttgtaTCAAGTATTTCTAGGTCTGGGCACAGCCTTTGACACAGTGCTCACCTGTCACCAGTAGCCTTGGCCATGTTGACTTGGAGgcctgcctctcctccctgctcTGGTGTGACTGTTTGTGTCCCCACCACGTTCCATATGTTGAAAACCTCATGCCTAAGGTGAcagtattaggagatggggcctttggggtgATTAGgacatgagggcagagccctcatgaatgagatttgtgcccttataaaagggaccccacaGAGCTTCCTAgctccttccaccatgtgaggacactaTGAGAAGTCTGCGACCCAGGAGAGTGCAGACTGATCTATGGGTTCCagtctccagaagtgtgagaaataaatttctgttctttataagccagccagtctgtggtattttgtcatagCATCCCAAATGGACTGAGATAGTAACTCTTCCTTCAGTCCTTGCCTATTGTCAGGGCTCTCGCATCATGGGAGCTACGCAGGTCCATCTCTGCACAGCAGACCTTCCTCTCTCTGGCTCTAGTCTTCGGTGTGTCATTTCTGATGGGGCTGCCCCTCCTACCAAAATCATCATGCACTTCACCAGCATTTCTCGGCTTACAGGTTGTCAGCATGGAGCCCAGGATGAGGAGGCACCTTCTGAGCAAGATGTTTCTGTAGGAGTGTCACCGGTCAGAACTCCAAAGCCAGATCCATCCTCCAGGAAGGCCCAGCCCTGTGAGATATATGGCCCACTCTTGAAAGACTTTTTGCAGCTGCTTGAGCATGACGGAATGTTCTCTGATCCAGAACTATACTTTGGTGGGGCAAACCTTTTCCAGCAGCAGAAGGAGCAGATTAGAGACAACCTTTCCAGAAGGGGTGAGGGGCAGCCTTCATTTCTGACCAACAGCAGCGTTCACATGGCAGAGAGGACCTTGACATGcaacagagacagaaaggactt
Above is a window of Balaenoptera ricei isolate mBalRic1 chromosome 19, mBalRic1.hap2, whole genome shotgun sequence DNA encoding:
- the LOC132353887 gene encoding LOW QUALITY PROTEIN: zinc finger protein 17-like (The sequence of the model RefSeq protein was modified relative to this genomic sequence to represent the inferred CDS: substituted 1 base at 1 genomic stop codon); translated protein: MPAKRRLSPELLNVQRAPKRQEGTPELTAVPSFPPRPPALPAPFFPPAGDPGDRSCADEAGLDVAIHFSQEEWGLLDEAQRRLYHHVMLENFALLSXLGCWHGAQDEEPSSERGVSIEVSLARTPKPGPSIWNAQLCETCSSLLKDILSLAEQDGMHPGQGLYTCEAKLCQHQKRHIREKLCRKDKGRPSFVKNCTVHMTQRTFTCREGGKDFPASTGPLQHQPPHGVGKPHGDIADGEAFQNGQSDYKCTQCGKAFSHKHTLVDHEKIYTGEKLYENRECGKAFLRKSHHEQHQKVSTEPGLYEHSECGVFFTEISGLSDHQRIHTRPRPFECSLP